The following is a genomic window from Citrifermentans bemidjiense Bem.
GGGGAAGGAGGATCCTTTGATCCTCCGCAACTCTGTTATCTATTCACATTATACCCAGCGCCAAATTTTACTGCAACAAGTTAAATTCAATTAATCATAGCATTCTTTCCCGCCCGTATCTAATGAGATTGGCGTCCTCGCCGCGTTCACCGCTACGAGAGGGGCTTCCTCCGTTGCGCAGCCCGCATCGGCTGTGATATAAATTAAGACCTCGAACGCGGCGAGGACGGAGATCGCCGGAGAGCCGACCTTCAAGGAACCTAGCCATGACCATCCCATTAAACCTACTGCGGCTGATTTTCGCCTCGCTGCTGGTGCTGCTGCCGCTCCAGCTTTTCGCTGCGCCCCTTCCCAAGCTGACCGAGCTACCGCTCGGGGAGCGCTGGTTCAGCATCAAGCTCGGCGACGAGCGAGTCGGCTTCAGCCGGCTCACCATCACCCGGACCGACGCGGGGTACCGCATCGATTCCGAGGGGAGCGTGAAGATGCGGGTGATGGGGTTCTCCAGGGAAGCCACTTCGAAGGAGTCCTACCTGGTCGCCCGGGACCTCGCGCTGCAATCGTTTTCGGCGGAAAACCGCATCGACGGCAGCCCAGTCACCATCACCGGCGAGGTCACGCCTAAGGGAGTGGCAATCGTTTCCCGGTCGGGCAGCGGAAAGAAGGAGCGTACCCTCAAGGTGAAGGGGGTGCTCTACCCCCCCCACGCGCTGAACCTTTACCCGCTCATGCAAGGGGCGCCGAAAGGAAAAAGCTACAAGCTCCCTGTCTTGGACGTGGAAGCGCTGAAGGTGAAGCAGCTCAAGGTTGAGGTGGTCGGGGAGGAGACGCTTCCGCCGGGGCGGCCGGTGGTCCATCTGAAGAACGACGTCTACCCCATGGTCGACAACGATATCTGGGTCGACCTGCAGGGGAACGTACTCAAGGAGTCGGTCCGCGACGACCTGGTGGTCACCGAGGCAGAGGACGAAGCGACCGCCCGTGAGGAACTTGCACGCGGCGCCCTCTCCAAGAAGGATCTGGTGCTGGATTTCAGCATGATCCGGGTCACCCCCCCCATCGAGCGTCCCGCCCAACTGCAGAAGCTGGTACTGGAGATGACGGGCATACCGCCGCAGCTGCCGCTTCTGCAGGGGATAAGGCAGCAGGTAGTGCGGCAGCCCGATGGCACGGTGCTCGTGACCTTGCCCAACCCCGCCCCTGCCGCCGAAGCGCCCCCGACCGCCGCCGATCGGGAACCGGCGGAGCGGATACCGAGCGATCACCCCGAGATCAAGGCGAAAACCGCGGAGATCAGGGGGAGCGAGCAGGATCCGGCACGGGTGGCAAAGCTACTGTCCGACTGGGTGGCCCGCGAGATAAAGGGCGCCGTTACCGACAGCCAATCCCCCCTGGAAACGCTCAAAACCCGCATCGGCAACTGCCAGAGCCACGCGAGGCTCTATGCTTCCCTGGCCCGCGCCGCCGGCATCTCGACCCGGTTCGTGTCCGGCATCATCTACGAGGGGGATGGCTTTCTCTACCATAGCTGGGCGGAAAGCTACCTCAGCGGAGCGTGGGTACCCGTCGATCCCACTTTCGGCGAGATGCCCGCCAATCTGAGCCACGTCAAGTTCGTCGAAGGGGAAACGCTGGACGAGATGGGGACACTGGCGGGGATGATAGGCAGGGTACGGGCGAAAGTGGTGGAAAAGAAGTACTGAGTTGAAGGCATCAACAGGAAAACGGGGCGGCCTCTAGAGGCTGCCCCGCTTCTTTGTTTTCCTATCCAGCCGTTAGGCTTGGCAGCACTCCTGAGTAGCCACCTCACCCAGAGTTTTCAGCTCCTTCAGATCCGCCTGCTTCTTGACGCTCCCCATGTAGCACAGCGCCTGAACCGCCAGCGCCAGCGCATAGAACGCGCCCAGCACCATGAACAAAGTCCCCATTCGTCACTCCTCTTGAGCCCGGCAACCAGCCACCGGCTGCGCATGCTCGTCATTGTAGTTTCCCCTCACCAGCCAGCAGCATCCGTGCCGCCGACGCCTAGGCAACGTAACCGCTTAATCTCCTTGAAAGCGGTGGGGGAAGGGCTCTCCTGAAGGAGCAGGAATGTTCCAAACTGGAACGGGGTCCGGTGTTACGTAGACGAACGCAACGACCACAGGGACAGAAATAGTAAAGGTACACCTTGCGGTCGCCCCTTTTCTTGTTGCCGATATTTGCCTCGCGGCTATTTCCCCATGGCCTCCACGATTTCCCTACGGGCCTCGCCGATGGTGAGCGGGATGCGCGCGAAGGGAAGCCCCTCGTCGTGCTTCAGCTTGTAGATCAGCTCGGCTATGTGCGGCAGGCGCAGCTTGACGTTGGCCAGCTCATCGGGCGCGGTAAAGACTTCTTCAGGGGTACCGCCGCGCACCAGCTTTCCGCGGCTCAGGATGTGGAGCTGGTGCAGGAAGATGGGGACTAGGTCGACACTGTGGGTCGCCATGACGATGGTCACCCCCTGCTCCTTGTTGAGCCGGGTCAGGAGTTCCATCATGCGGTACTCCCCCATCGGGTCGAGCCCGGCGGTCGGCTCGTCCATGAGCAGTATCTCGTGCCCCATGGCGAGAAGGCCCGCGATGCAGACCCTCTTCTTCTGGCCGTAGCTCAGGTTGTGAATCCCCTTGGCGCCGAACTCCGCCATGTCCACACTTGAAAGCGCCTGCTCCACTCGCCTGCGCACCTCGGCCTCGGCACATCCCATGTTGCGGGGACCGAAGGCGGTGTCCTCGAAGACGTTGCTGGCGAAAAGCTGGTCGTCGGGGTTCTGGAACACAAGCCCGACTTTACGGTAGATGTCCCTGGGATGCAGGCGCAGCACGTTGTCGCCGTCCAAGAGCACCTCCCCCTGGTACCCCTTGATCAGACCGTCCATCACCTTCAAAAGGGTGGTCTTGCCGGAGCCGTTGGAGCCTAGGATGCCGGTAAACTCTCCCCTTTTCACGGCGAGACGGATGTCGGAGAGGGCAACGGTGCCATCGGGGTACTTGTAGCTCTGGAGGTCGACGGAGATTCTTGTATCCACGCTTGATCCTTTAAACGCTGCTTCTGAGCGCGATCATCGCCGCGAGAAAGAGGAAGGCGGAGGCGACCTCGGCCAGCCGCAGCGGCCGGTGCAGCGTCATCGGCATATCGCCATCGTAGCCGCGCTGCACCATGGCGGTGGTGATGCTCTGGCTGTTGTCAAAGGCCTTGATCACCAGCACGCCGGCGAGGGTCCCGAACGAGGAGAGGGAGCGGCGGTAGCCGACGTAGCCGAGGCGGTTCTTCTGCGCGTTGTAGACCACCTGTGCCTCCTCCAGGAGCAGGAAGAGGTAGCGCCAGGCAAAGAGGGCCAC
Proteins encoded in this region:
- a CDS encoding transglutaminase-like domain-containing protein; this translates as MTIPLNLLRLIFASLLVLLPLQLFAAPLPKLTELPLGERWFSIKLGDERVGFSRLTITRTDAGYRIDSEGSVKMRVMGFSREATSKESYLVARDLALQSFSAENRIDGSPVTITGEVTPKGVAIVSRSGSGKKERTLKVKGVLYPPHALNLYPLMQGAPKGKSYKLPVLDVEALKVKQLKVEVVGEETLPPGRPVVHLKNDVYPMVDNDIWVDLQGNVLKESVRDDLVVTEAEDEATAREELARGALSKKDLVLDFSMIRVTPPIERPAQLQKLVLEMTGIPPQLPLLQGIRQQVVRQPDGTVLVTLPNPAPAAEAPPTAADREPAERIPSDHPEIKAKTAEIRGSEQDPARVAKLLSDWVAREIKGAVTDSQSPLETLKTRIGNCQSHARLYASLARAAGISTRFVSGIIYEGDGFLYHSWAESYLSGAWVPVDPTFGEMPANLSHVKFVEGETLDEMGTLAGMIGRVRAKVVEKKY
- a CDS encoding energy-coupling factor ABC transporter ATP-binding protein; protein product: MDTRISVDLQSYKYPDGTVALSDIRLAVKRGEFTGILGSNGSGKTTLLKVMDGLIKGYQGEVLLDGDNVLRLHPRDIYRKVGLVFQNPDDQLFASNVFEDTAFGPRNMGCAEAEVRRRVEQALSSVDMAEFGAKGIHNLSYGQKKRVCIAGLLAMGHEILLMDEPTAGLDPMGEYRMMELLTRLNKEQGVTIVMATHSVDLVPIFLHQLHILSRGKLVRGGTPEEVFTAPDELANVKLRLPHIAELIYKLKHDEGLPFARIPLTIGEARREIVEAMGK